The nucleotide sequence ctctatcttgaatgaaatcaatcgtgtccatgttgaacctgatattaaatggccattaatgccgatttggcaacacaagccaaagcataaatgtacgatgtttatagtttaaaaatagtaacacttatttaggtcatgcacggacaatttcagtattaaataaattttgagtggaTTGAAATAcgtagttttgttcaaaaaaatacttttgtacagacgtatagatgtttcgcctttgaacgatctttcaaaatttccaagttcagctgttgatgaggtcttccacagagtctgctacagcacttgcatttttctaaataactcgctggtttcgaatacggaacgaattggaagccatctttagtcggcctggctaccttgtatccgaattacaagtgccatgacaacacctttttaccataatacttaaaaaggcgaggaattgccagcgcatgtatatgacggactctggtcagtttgacggacaaaatggcggatagcaacacggcttatcagccctacattctgattggctgataggacctgtcaatcaaatcctgtcgtaaggtcaatagCCTATCGTAATACAATCTGAATATTTATGTGATTAACCATGTTTTATTGAAGGAATAACTTATAAATCACTTTTAATGCTGAAACCCTTCCAACAAGCCATTTGACTTGCAACTTTAAATTCTTTGATTTTAAACGTATTTCAGAGGAAAATGCCCAAAACCTAAACGGAAAATCacagtattttacaatataaacattgaatacatataACTTAGGCGAACGTTTAATATCAAAGCAACACTAACATTTAGGCTTTTATGAGATATTTCATATACCCACcctcacaaaaaagtaaaaataaaaaagaaattgtattatatataaacataaatgggTGTGCCGATAAAGTCTTATATCATTCGCGAGTAAAACGAAACGGATGACATGCGCACGCAGTATTTCAAGGAAGTAAATTAGGATCAGGCAGAATCGGATTGCTTCGGATTGCAAATATGTTGTTCAGCTGGCTTCAAAGACATGATTTCGAAAACACTTTCCTTAAATTCAACTTACAAAAGGACAAACGAACAGTCGcagattgattttttgtttttggatcTACAATTTATTAAAGTGTGAAATAATCTTTGTGAAGTCTTATCACCAGGAAGTAAGTTATACCAATAAACAAACCATGAGTGACAACCATACAAATGTTAAACTGTTTTTAGAACCAAGAATTGAATTCTGGATTGTGtcaaacatatatttagattataTAAAGCGTTACTTGCTTAACGAGGCGAACTTTAACATACATATGCGTCAGGAATTAAGCAAAAGATGGCACATGTGTATCATGGAAGGGACTGTTTTGTTGCTTCTACATAGTTTAGGCATGCTCATACCGTACAAGCTAATTATCTTGTTAGTTAAGCTAGGCTCAGTTCTTAGAATCCTGTCCAAGTCGATTGTATACCATGAGCACGTCCCCATGATTGACTTAATCGATAAAAATGAGTCTGTTCAAAATAATTTGGACGCCTGGTTGAAGTCCCTTGGAAGTAATGTTGACAGAGAGGCCTTAACGGCTCTGGAGGTGGAACTTCTGCGCCTTAGATTTGGTACCTCATCTGACGACCAACGAGCAAAGTATTCGTTCTTTATAGAGCTTTTACCACAGCGCAAACCTCTTCGAGGGACAGATACAGTAATATCCATCAGGGAAGCAAAGATGggtatgtttatattatattccaTATCTTAGTGTAAAGCGTTAATACCAAAGTTTGGCTAAATGGCAAACAATGACAATGTTATGCAAACCTATTCGCACTCAGTGgaactaaatatatattttatagcgTTTAAATGCGATACAAAGCTTAGACAAAATTCTTGAAAGAAGGtttatttcaaaaaacattttcatttaaacacgTTCATGCAGAATGGCCGTCAAAAAGGTGgtggcgttgacagtgttgtagTTATCATTACCATcaaacagtttcaataaaaCCTAATTTGTTACGTTTTATAATTTCCagaattatttcccaaaatatcCAACAGtccaaacaaaaatgttatgtttttttggtgtgattgtatttatttccaaatatatgcATTCATTTCGATAGTaagtgtataaaatatttttcagtatCATAATTTCCAGTTAAGTACACATTTTTCAGTTGTTTCTCTTTGCTTCTTGTTTGCTACTCGGTTTATTAGATTTAAGAGTTCTAATCAACTGTTAacaaacttaaagctgcactctcacagattgaacgttttgacaacttttttttgtcttggaacaagccaatttttgcgaaaatccatggaaggCAGTTATATAAGAACTAAcacgcagatttttatatacaagttaaaaaatggatgtttagtaacgttagtaacggtttaagccacaaaacattaattttcgaacggaaatatgaaaatctgcgatctgatcttttgtcagcaatattatatctggtttgcagatatttacacaaaaatttgctctttccaagacaaaaaataaaaaaaagttgtaaaaatggtaaatctgtgagagtgcagctttaaaggatatAGTATTAGTAAACGGTATACAGTCGACACCATTTCCGGTCCGCCAAGTTGTCCGTCAGAGAGGAATACTTTTAACGTAGCTGTACCTTCTATTCATTCTTGAAATTTAAACAAGGTACAGGATTTTCCCCATGGATCCTACAATAAAACCATTAACACGACCTCACTCTGATATCATCGAACAAGAACGCGCTACAAGCCCAAATAAAGTTTGTTCTTACTTACGGAAATTTATGGGGCTATCAGTTAATGAAAGCAAATGATCGTACTTAATCTTCGGAAATCTTCAAACATTTAACGACTCCTTGGTCGCAGGCCATACAACGCTTGTCCAATTAGAGTCTAAAATTAGTTGGCATAGAAATCCATAGATCTTGTAAATGTGCCCCGGCTGTTGACACTTGAATAAGAAAAAGACGATCATCGCTCTTTTCCTTGCTAACAATCAGAGACTCAGCTTACAATGTCAATCCGCTAATGCTTGCTGGCTTAGTGCAGAACAACTGTACACTTACCGTGCTATACGGTTCTGAATCACTCACTGAAACTGACACAACGAAGCTCGTACGTTACATTCGTATCGCGGCAAAGATGTTCAAAACCTTAACGCGAGAACAAGAACTGATATCGCTCTTAGTATGTTGGGATGGCATTCTATTGTACCACATATCGACTTATGAAAGCTCATGTTTTTCCATAAACTGTGCACTTAAGATGCATCACTACTGTTGAAAAAGGTGTTCGACTATAGGCTACATATATTCTGTACTCGTTGTTATAGCAGTCAACTTGGTTTTATCCCAGACATTTTCAAAATCCTTGACAAATATGGATTAGAACAGCACATACACGCCTACAAATGTACAGCGAAGCTTCATACATAAATGGCATGGAAACAGACAATCAGAACTCTCATCACGAGCTTCTACAAAGATACGGAAAGCCCGAGTCACAGGCGACCTGGAGTTTCATTATTTTAGCAGTTTCAATACTCGTGTCTTCCCGCCCTTAATATGGCCAACTGCGAAATCTCGAGTCAATTTCTTGCGTGATCAACTGACGTTGACGTTCATCGTGTTTGTCCGTGCCAAAGGCTTTCCACCGAGAAACCTGTGGTAATGAACACAATCGGGACTCCACGTAATAGTGCATAGCCCGTGTACTACTGTACTAGCGCGATTCGTCATAAACATGCTACGCCGGATGATCATATAGACACACGTACCCGCGCGATTCGTCATAAACATGCTACGCCGGATGATCATACAGACACACGTACCCGCGCAGTCAGTAGATATTTTCATAATGCGCTGTACAAACAGACTTAAAATTACACTCACAAAGGATATCTCTTCTGATTATAAGAAATTCGCCTAAGAAATTATCATTTTGTCGTTTTTCTATGTTACTTGCTTGTTCATGaggaatatatttaaaacgtaTCCGACAGTTTGTATATTAATGTTACACTTATTTTTGGTTATCTTTGTATTTTGCATGTCTTAAATGCGTGTTCAGGCATTTGgacattaaatttatatataaattcattataatatacGTTAAAACGGATGCAGGAAATTGAAaggtattattattaaagcagATTTTTCTGAGCATCTTTAGctattttcaattttagtttGCCAAGTTTCTGAACCAGGTGCgaagagatttttttaatatcggttttttaaataaaatgaaataatagtaaaaagacATCAGTGAATTGTTCATCATGTTTATCATAATTGCCACAAATTCAGAAAATATacgttaaaatataataaatatataagttttaaagtATATGCATTATCTTTCAATATAATTACATTAACATCGTAATCATGGTTTAACAACTTTGTGCCTAATACTATGTAATATGTATTGCTGAATAAACTGTATATATGaccgtttgtttgtttaatatgtttaaatcacttTCGGGTTGAAATAAAGAGTATACTACCTCTATATTTCTTTtgcattacatacatacatacacgtATTCAAAATGATGAAACATTAATGTGTTTGAATGTGAACGGGTTATTTGTTTAGTACATCGCAAAGACTGTTGTATAGACAGAAACTTGtgttgtattaaaatgtatatttcttctCTGGTGACTCAGAAGTTACTCTCTGGTGACTCAGAAGTTACAATTATTGTCGTTTACTTagattaaaaaaagataattgttcAAATCATTTGACATTATATCTGTAATATAATCCTCAAGCGGGTTTTAAACATTCTTTATCGTCCTCACTGGAGGGCGCACTTTCTACctaaatttgttttttgcttGAACCGAACACATCGCCTTACTTGTATGCATTCAGATATTAATTTTCTGAATACGCGAAATTAAATGTACGACCAAGGTAACATTGATAGTTAAATTATCGCTGAAACGTACGGTTGACATTGAACTTGCGTATACATTCTTTATAgagttatatatttttcagtatATTTTGTTCAGTAGAAGTTTATACTACATTATATCCCTATCGATGTAATCGAAACAACCGCGAAGGTCAATAGGTGCTGTAAAcacctgttgtttttttttgttctttatgaTGCTATTCAATGTGAATATAAGCTCTTCACAAAACCGAACAAGACGAACTTATACACGATAATAAGCCTATCCCGCGTTAGTTCATTGGAATACGAGGGTCCGAAGCAGGGTCTTTTAGGATAgggcatttaaatgaaatatgctaGTGTCTAAGATAAGTTGAAATAGATCTTGCAGAGTCCCAATGATCCCCGGATTCTTCAACACATCATATTGTATTTCATCATAACATACAGGGTATCCATTATTTGCTTTCTGTAAAACAGCTGTAATTTCGTctattgttatgttttagttTAGTTCGGGGTTCGATGTTTACAAGAGATCTTccatgttattattattttcaagcaACACTTATGCAGTTTTGGTCTATCGAGTGCGGTATCATCAAATCCAGATGTTTCTTCGCAATTGTACAAGTTATAAAAGTCCTCTTTCCACTTGTTTTCACCAAACACCTTAAAAACCTtgcttaaaattatttcaatcgGAATATTCCTTGCATTTTgtggatttattttttgtattttccaccaaaattcattttcgtacGCAAATGCGCGTCGATACGCACGTtcactttcttttaaatttcgaATTCCTCTATTAAAGCCGAGTTGTCCGGGACTCGCGATGCGTCACCGATAAATCCATACAATTGGTGTAAACCATCCATGAATATAACGTTCCCATAATGTTCTGACAAGGcttcaaacatgttttgtaaacattttaagcatgaagtaagaaaaaaacaatgcaatCGAAAATGTTTTTCCATTTGAAATAACTGATTTCGtacttaaacaatattttagggTTGTCGGGAGCCGGATACTCTTCCGTAACCGCTCGTGGGATTAAGATTCGTACAATTTGTTTCATCCAGTCATTTGCGATAATGTTAAAGTAAGATGCCGGACATGaccaaatataattttggcatTATTCGCAAGGGTATTAAATACAGAATACAtgtgtgtaaaaataaatgtgtaaaatattaaaaaaatattgcagtCTTTGGTTCAATTGAAATCGAACATGAACTGACGCATCTTGATATATTCCAAGGTCATAAAGGTTTCATGGTATATCTTTACATTATCATTCTCTGCTCAATGAAACCCTTTCAAACGATTCCATAagaatatggggtcaccaggtaGTCAAAATGCATAATATTGTTTATCGTCTACCATAATAAAACTCACTAGGGACACATTACAAAAGTTGGTATAGAAGTCCACTTTCGAAAAATTCAAGATCATTTCAGATATTATTTCAATGTACATCCATTTCTACATATACGTTATGAATAATAGAGTTGAACgaatttgacaaatgaaaacatgaatgaatatttagtttggcaatatttttttgtgaccGAATACCTTTTACTATTCAATCAGCAATATATTTAAACCTAATTAATCtcaatttttgttattttaatatttcagacCAGGTTGAGCAACAACCGCCACATGAAAGTCGTGCACCTGCAGAAAGCACCAGAGAGCATCTTTTAGACCTGTGGCTGACAATCATCGACATCCGAATGCGTacgatttttaaaaacaatcttatatacattttgttctCCTTGTAAACAATACTGGTTTACTTGGTACATAATCATCACCAATACTATCCATTTTATTTTCGTGAGCCTGCTTGTCGTTAGTTCGACTTGTTTGCAACTATAAGTTCGGTCAAGTTTATACTAGGATGCCCGTCCGTCCCTCCGATGATAAgcttgtccgggctgttactttgcCACGTCTTAGGGGATGTTAAATTTACTAGGCACAAAGGTGTATCCCGAGAAGCACATTTAACTTTGACTACCTTTTTTAGCATGAAAAGCAAAGAAACACATACGCTATAAATCAAAtgatttgatatgttatgtatagaAGCCAAGTTAACTTCATTATCTCAGGTTCAAAAATTTCCAAagataataaatgcaaaatggATTGTtagttttttatgtaaaaacttATTTTGGTTTGTTTTATATGGATTCTTGATGATATCTTTAAATTAGAAAGACATTGTAAGTTCAGTATCAGCTTGACTACACACTGTAGTACACAATAAAACCCATTGCCTCGGAAACAAACAAACTCCTTACCTTACAGTCTGAACATCTTCctcaaatgtttgaaataaattaaagggACAGTATTTCTTTTTAGCGCATTGTAAAGAGCAGAATGCGTTTTGCGATGTTAAAATAGATAATCAAATACAGTTCCTGGATTGCTTTTGCTTCTCGGTAACTCAAaacgtgacgtcacaaaccacgtggtattgTCGCAATGTTGGGTAGGGAtaatatgacatttatattttcttctaCAGATTTTTGACACCAAAATGATAACATGatatatatctttaacaaaaaccTTTGAGTATTGTATTAATCCATCTAACATAGTTAGTGAATTGTTTCCGTGCTGTGAAATCAATGTTTCAAGTTGAGATCTATTACCAAAGCTTTTCAAACGGCCGCAATTCGTCTAAACATGACCTCAAAGGTACATGGCtagttaaaatatacatatggctAAGTCGAGATTCAGAAACGACAAGCAAGTTGACATAGTTTTATAGAAATGGTCCCTATATGACTCTAAACAGGTCGCGATGTAAAAGTTGTATTCTATTGTTATTGACTTTGTtgaaaaaaggataaaaacaacGTTTGACACACGACActtgttattgaaatattgttgaaaaatgaaaattgacgCTAATTCCTTGTAAAAGAAAATAGTTAGTTGAGATATCCCGgcaaaacaacaattaaagcTGTGTTCATCAATGAATTATTATCCAACAGGATATGGATGGTTTCATTTTTAAGATTTCTAATACTACATAGTTAAGTCCACTTTCCTTATTTTGGACAGATAAAGACAATGGAATCGCAAGGATAAACTTGCATTGTGAAAAGGTGTGCAGAGATCTTTCCAGCAATGTTTCAGACCTCTTCGAAAGTGGATCACTTGTCAGTAAGTGTTCAGTAGTTTTCATTATgatttttaagatataaataaaatactgaattaAAGAAATTTTTACagtaaatgttcaaaaatacTCTCAAGGTATGCTTAAAATGGGGACaatattttggaatattttagAAACGAAAATCTGTACGTTATTATCATATAACTTTGTGGCATTCTTAAAGATGTAAGACATTTGATTCATTCGTTTTAAGACAACAGCCTTCCAAAAAATTGTTCtgttcataaatatattaactGAATTTTATGTTGCCGTATAAAGAGAGATAGGTTTTAGCCAGATTTTAGAACTTATTTATAGTGTACATTTATTACAACTTTTCACGTATTAAAATCTTATATATCAATGATACTTTTTACCGACACAATCATGTTTTTTAACTTCCGCCTATTGAAAGCATCTATGTAGGTGTAACCAGTATTCATTTAagaatataatacataaataatgagTATCGAAACTGatagataatatatttatatgttaatagagaattcaaatttaaaatttatgagcaatgcttacaataaaataaattctaCGCGATTTAGAAATAACCGAAACGCTGTTTTAGTATCTCTTTTGAATCTCGATTGAACTGTCaaaaggaaatatttatttgGGACTGTTTACTGGCCGCTTTACTGAGCTACGGATAATTCGAACACTGTTGGAGATGCGTTGACACTTGAATTACGAATATTCTAATTACTGGcgatttaaatatacatgtattaaaaccCAGTTTGCTGTTACAATTTCTTATAACTATTTTTTAGTTTGGCCTCTAACAAATAATTTCAGACCCTTCTCACTTCACAGAAACATCATCTACTATTATAAACCTATTAATTTACCATTTATCTGTATTGGGATCTGGTTTTCAAACACTAACGCCACGGCGAGAGCGACCAAGGCTTtctatgttttacaagaaacattttctttcatagGCAACATTTATCACCAGCACACACCtatcctttttaaaatatacaactaCATCAGTCTATTAAAACCCAAATcgtctttttttaatatacatgtacacgtaaCGACGAAAATATAACCAATCATATTCATAACTCCATACTCTGTACAACgagattttcataatttatacGAGGCCCACCCAATGCTACATTGATTTTGAGTAAAGACAAGTTCACACtaagatatgttttatttttattattcatacttatatacatatttttatctttCTTCTCTTCTCCCCTTGTCCATCAATCAACACCGGGTCAATTACTCTTTCTAATGCAATGCATCATTACAATACATATCTATATCATTACATTTATACAATACTTACAATGCTTGAAATGTTACGTAAACTTCACGTGTTTGTAATATACTGGAAACACTTCTTATTTCAACCTATTAGCTATCTCCTCAATACTAACGAGGATCTACTAATATAtgttgtttcaatgtattttcatttgtttaaactgAAAATACCACCAGAAACCTTGATTCTAAagtgttaaacataataaattcaaaattattttagacCCCCGAATACAGCCTTTGACATTCCATGATATCAACAAGTGGCTGACAGACGGTCACTGCAAAATGAATAGGATAGCTGATTACTATATTGGAATGGTCACGAAAGGTACGTTTCACTTCCGATTAATTGTTGATCGCGACATGCAATTTAACGCCATTTATAACGGTTATGTCTTTACATCATTTTAGCTGTCAGTTtgcttttcaatttaatgtatAACTGATCAGCCTAATTTTACCAGCTATGTGGAAACTACAGAACGGGATATGCACTGGGTACTAATTCAGTTGGCATTTTAACTGAAGCCTgtacgtttttcattttttagctCATGTATTTTAATTACTGTATAACAGagatattacttttatttttgcCGTTCTTATGTCTACTTATACGATACGTCAGACAATAAACCCAACGCACGTTTTCACTTATTAgttaatttgattaatttaacCGACTAATGGAATATTCAAAGAAATACTTATTACAAAGCCCtctaaaaacacaaaaaaagaatCACTAGTCATTGCGATAGGCCATAAGAAAGGTTCCCTGGTTGGGATCGAGCCCACAACTTCTTGAGAGAGTCAGagacctataccactagacaactctcatcTCTACATACTGTTTTAAGAACAACAATTTCAAACTATAAAACCAAAATGATTTTAAGTAAAAGATTGTCTCTTTTGATATTAACCAGGTATTTTTAAGACTACTgagaaacaataaataatatgcattttagaTACATGTGTTTTTTACAATATGCAATACAAGTGATTTAACGGTAATATACTATGAATGTATAAAGGTATGTCAAATATCTATTTCAATTGTGTAGCCTTATCATAATATGACATATGTCTACTCGCTTCCgttgtattgcattaaaaatgACTCCCGTTTGATGAACAAACATTGTCTGGACATTTTATGCACTATATTGGCTAAACAATGGAAGCTGTGGGACAGGCCCAGAGTCTAGAATGTAACCAATAACCTGTTTAAAAACTCAAGGATCACGGCAAATTGCCTGAAATCTTGTATGTTTGATAAGATGTCTCACCAGCTCTGTTTTCAAAGAACACCAACAAAGAACAGTCATTTTTTACACACTTTTACAATGTTGCCATAGTTACAGCACATACGCAGTACTTTCGTCAGATTATTTTTACATGAAATTGTGGTATTTTCTttgctattttgatt is from Mya arenaria isolate MELC-2E11 chromosome 9, ASM2691426v1 and encodes:
- the LOC128203598 gene encoding uncharacterized protein LOC128203598 produces the protein MSDNHTNVKLFLEPRIEFWIVSNIYLDYIKRYLLNEANFNIHMRQELSKRWHMCIMEGTVLLLLHSLGMLIPYKLIILLVKLGSVLRILSKSIVYHEHVPMIDLIDKNESVQNNLDAWLKSLGSNVDREALTALEVELLRLRFGTSSDDQRAKYSFFIELLPQRKPLRGTDTVISIREAKMDQVEQQPPHESRAPAESTREHLLDLWLTIIDIRMHKDNGIARINLHCEKVCRDLSSNVSDLFESGSLVNPRIQPLTFHDINKWLTDGHCKMNRIADYYIGMVTKEADDTIAVLRDVERLLNENPSSHIMRVGTVNCFDRKVQHMHRDMEKAMDRVRREAAASRIL